The following proteins are encoded in a genomic region of Acidobacteriota bacterium:
- a CDS encoding ABC transporter permease, with the protein MLRFELFVALRYLRARRKQAVISVISIISVVGVAAGVMALTIALALNNGLQREFQARILGATSHLNLLPAREGAISGYQGIANALSGMPRIKSVVPTVYGQTLLQSGSRQNAAILKGIGGDPGRPSSMSVSIIEGTTAGFHDGGKPFPIILGKDLAGSLGALVGEPVRAYGLKGELSPFGPSPRIGSFRVVALFESGLWEYDANWALVPLAAAQSFFGLSEDQASALEMRVEDIYAVESQARTVQEALGDGFATNTWIELNRPLFAALELEKLALFVAIGLIVLVAALNIVSTLTLMVMDKNRDISIITAMGGTPRTVTAVFMLQGLIIGLVGTSLGGILGAVTAWYLDAYQVIELEARVYSIPYVPFQLNPWDLVVVSLLAVLISFAATLYPARAASGLDPLEGLRHE; encoded by the coding sequence GTGTTGCGTTTCGAGCTGTTTGTCGCCCTCCGTTATCTTCGAGCACGGCGCAAACAAGCCGTCATCTCGGTCATCAGCATCATCTCGGTGGTGGGCGTCGCGGCCGGCGTCATGGCCCTCACCATAGCCCTGGCTCTGAACAACGGCCTGCAGCGCGAATTCCAGGCCCGGATTCTGGGCGCCACCTCACATCTCAATCTCCTGCCCGCCCGGGAGGGGGCCATCTCGGGCTATCAGGGAATCGCCAACGCCCTGAGCGGGATGCCCCGGATCAAGAGCGTGGTGCCGACGGTCTACGGTCAGACCCTGTTGCAGTCCGGTTCAAGACAGAATGCGGCAATCCTGAAGGGGATCGGGGGCGACCCGGGCCGGCCTTCAAGTATGAGCGTCTCCATCATCGAGGGGACCACGGCGGGATTCCATGACGGCGGCAAGCCCTTTCCCATCATTCTCGGGAAGGACCTGGCGGGATCCCTGGGAGCGTTGGTTGGAGAACCGGTTCGGGCTTACGGGCTGAAGGGCGAGCTTTCACCCTTCGGCCCCAGTCCGCGGATCGGGAGTTTCCGGGTCGTGGCTCTCTTCGAGTCCGGTCTGTGGGAATACGATGCCAATTGGGCTCTGGTGCCGCTGGCCGCGGCGCAGTCCTTTTTCGGGCTTTCGGAGGACCAGGCCTCGGCGCTGGAAATGCGTGTCGAGGACATCTACGCCGTCGAGAGCCAGGCCAGGACCGTGCAGGAGGCACTGGGCGACGGATTCGCAACGAACACCTGGATCGAACTGAACCGGCCGCTGTTCGCCGCTCTGGAGTTGGAGAAACTGGCCCTGTTCGTCGCCATCGGACTCATCGTTCTGGTCGCCGCCCTGAACATCGTCAGCACCCTGACCCTCATGGTCATGGACAAGAATCGGGATATTTCCATCATCACCGCCATGGGAGGGACCCCCCGGACGGTCACCGCGGTGTTTATGCTCCAGGGCCTCATCATCGGGTTGGTCGGCACGAGTCTGGGAGGCATCTTGGGAGCGGTCACGGCCTGGTACCTGGACGCCTACCAGGTCATCGAACTGGAGGCTCGCGTCTATTCGATTCCGTACGTCCCCTTCCAGTTGAATCCGTGGGATCTGGTGGTGGTTTCGCTGCTGGCGGTTCTCATCAGTTTCGCCGCCACCCTGTATCCGGCCCGCGCCGCTTCCGGTCTGGATCCGCTGGAGGGGCTCCGCCATGAGTGA
- a CDS encoding ATP-dependent Clp protease ATP-binding subunit has protein sequence MFEKYTEKARRVIFFARYEASQLGSRSIETEHILLGLLREDKGLTSRFFRRSEATLEAIRKEIEGRSGVREKVSTSVELPLSDESKRVLTFAAEEAERLLCSYIGTEHILLGLLREEKSAASAILSEKGLHLARVRDELSGNPGRPTPHKVKESLILTEFSRDLTEAATRGELDPLIGREAEIERVTQILCRRTKNNPALIGEPGVGKTAIVEGLAQRIVNGDAPAMLLDKRILALDISLIVAGTKYRGQFEERLKSIMKEIIENPQFVIFVDELHTLVGAGSAEGSLDAANILKPALSRGDLQCVGATTPYEYRRFIEKDRALERRFQSVKVAATSEEETIRIIHGIKERYESFHRVEYDDDSIKAAVSHSNRYIPDRFLPDKAIDVLDEAGARVKLNYTSFPDEVTVLQQKIRVTVREVDDAISAKEFDRAAQLKDREVVERENLKIVKDRWKLKNRVTPIVGRKHIEEVISRWTGIPVSALREEETQKLLRMEVDLHRRVISQDTAVSALARAIRRSRAGMKHPNRPVGSFLFLGPTGVGKTELAKSLAEFLFGSEKSLIRFDMSEYMEKHSVSKLIGSPPGYVGHEEGGQLTERVRRNPYCVVLLDEVEKAHFDIFNLLLQVFEDGQLTDSHGNTVDFKNSIIIMTSNIGARYLMNKPQMGFASGTDQGTERVEEVIMEEVKRVFNPEFLNRVDDLILFDSLTEEDLGKIVDLLMEKGNENLSQKQIRISLGKSAKKWIIDKTCRDRSYGARPLRRAIQKYIEDPVSELIIQGKLKEKETLSIFIKGGALYYRAKGSKSAGVPLSFGIA, from the coding sequence ATGTTTGAGAAGTACACGGAAAAGGCGAGGCGGGTCATCTTCTTTGCCCGCTATGAGGCCAGCCAGCTCGGTTCCCGGTCCATCGAAACGGAACATATCCTGCTGGGCCTGCTCCGGGAGGACAAGGGGCTGACCAGCCGTTTCTTCCGCAGGAGCGAAGCCACGCTGGAGGCGATTCGCAAGGAAATCGAGGGCCGTTCGGGGGTTCGGGAGAAGGTTTCGACTTCGGTGGAACTCCCTCTCAGCGACGAATCGAAGCGGGTCCTCACATTTGCCGCCGAAGAAGCGGAGCGCCTTCTTTGCAGCTATATCGGGACCGAGCACATTCTGCTGGGCCTGCTCCGGGAAGAGAAGTCGGCGGCCTCCGCGATCCTGAGCGAAAAAGGGCTGCACCTGGCGCGGGTTCGGGATGAGCTCTCCGGAAATCCGGGGCGTCCGACCCCGCACAAGGTGAAGGAGTCGCTGATCCTGACCGAGTTCAGCCGGGATCTGACCGAAGCGGCGACTCGCGGCGAATTGGACCCCCTCATCGGCCGCGAGGCCGAGATCGAGCGGGTCACCCAGATTCTCTGCCGCCGGACCAAGAACAATCCGGCTCTGATCGGTGAGCCGGGTGTGGGCAAGACGGCGATCGTCGAGGGCTTGGCCCAGAGAATCGTCAACGGCGACGCTCCCGCCATGCTCCTGGACAAACGAATTCTGGCTCTGGATATTTCCTTGATCGTGGCCGGCACCAAGTACCGGGGGCAGTTCGAGGAGCGGTTGAAGTCCATCATGAAGGAGATCATCGAGAACCCCCAGTTCGTGATCTTCGTCGACGAATTGCACACACTGGTGGGCGCCGGGTCGGCGGAGGGCTCCCTGGACGCGGCCAACATCCTGAAACCGGCCCTGTCGCGTGGGGATCTCCAGTGCGTTGGGGCGACGACGCCTTACGAATACCGCCGATTCATCGAGAAGGACCGGGCGTTGGAACGTCGTTTCCAGTCCGTAAAGGTGGCGGCGACGAGCGAAGAAGAGACGATCCGGATCATCCACGGCATCAAGGAACGTTACGAGAGTTTCCACCGGGTCGAGTACGACGACGATTCCATCAAGGCTGCGGTCAGCCATTCCAATCGCTACATTCCCGATCGGTTTCTGCCGGACAAGGCCATCGACGTCCTGGATGAGGCTGGAGCCCGGGTGAAGCTCAACTACACCTCCTTTCCGGACGAGGTGACGGTTCTCCAACAGAAGATCCGGGTGACCGTCCGCGAAGTGGACGACGCCATATCCGCCAAGGAATTCGACCGGGCGGCCCAGCTCAAGGACCGCGAGGTGGTGGAGCGCGAGAACCTGAAGATCGTCAAGGACCGCTGGAAGCTCAAGAATCGCGTCACCCCGATAGTGGGTCGAAAACATATCGAAGAGGTCATCTCCCGTTGGACCGGAATTCCGGTGAGCGCCTTGCGCGAGGAGGAGACGCAGAAGCTGCTGCGCATGGAGGTGGACCTGCACCGCCGCGTGATCAGCCAGGACACGGCGGTTTCGGCGCTCGCCCGCGCCATTCGCCGGAGCCGTGCCGGGATGAAGCATCCCAACCGGCCCGTCGGATCGTTCCTGTTTCTGGGGCCCACGGGAGTGGGCAAGACCGAGTTGGCCAAATCGCTAGCCGAGTTCCTCTTCGGAAGCGAGAAGTCCCTGATCCGTTTCGACATGTCCGAGTACATGGAGAAACATTCGGTCTCCAAGCTCATCGGATCGCCGCCCGGATACGTGGGACACGAAGAGGGTGGCCAGTTGACGGAACGGGTCCGGCGCAATCCTTACTGCGTGGTCCTTCTCGATGAAGTCGAAAAGGCCCACTTCGACATCTTCAACTTGTTGCTGCAGGTCTTCGAGGACGGCCAGTTGACCGACTCCCACGGGAATACGGTCGACTTCAAGAACAGCATCATCATCATGACCTCCAACATCGGAGCCCGGTACCTGATGAACAAACCCCAGATGGGGTTCGCCAGCGGGACGGACCAGGGAACGGAGAGGGTGGAAGAGGTCATCATGGAAGAGGTGAAGCGGGTCTTCAATCCCGAGTTCCTGAATCGGGTGGACGACCTCATCCTGTTCGATTCCCTCACCGAAGAGGATCTGGGCAAGATCGTCGACCTGCTCATGGAAAAGGGCAATGAGAACCTCTCCCAGAAGCAGATCCGAATATCATTGGGCAAGAGCGCGAAGAAGTGGATCATCGACAAGACTTGCCGGGACCGTTCCTATGGCGCCCGTCCCCTGAGGCGAGCCATCCAGAAATATATTGAAGATCCGGTCTCGGAGTTGATTATTCAGGGGAAATTGAAAGAAAAGGAAACTCTCTCCATCTTTATCAAGGGTGGAGCATTGTACTATCGGGCCAAGGGATCCAAGAGTGCAGGCGTTCCCCTGTCATTCGGGATCGCGTAA
- the lysS gene encoding lysine--tRNA ligase: protein MTSGNELIDRRMEKLRRIRAGGHDPYPANYDLTHEIPRILENFSQLEAPELESARNRVRTAGRIVSIRGHGKVSFAHLSQGGGRLQIYVRRDRVGPEDHDLFRLLDIGDFLGVEGELLRTRTGELTVFADSVQLLSKSMRPLPEKWHGLADVEVRYRQRYLDLMANPRVRSVFVRRNRIISFLRRFLEDRGFLEVETPMMQTLAGGATARPFKTYHEALGMPLFLRIAPELYLKRLVVGGLDRVYEINRNFRNEGVSTRHNPEFTMLEFYQAYSDYGDLMDLTEEMLKGLVREVCQGLEVEYGPSTIDFSAFRRYSMVESIREFWPGPRIPSPESLTDPTALETLLRDRNLEMPPGTSWDRMLGLLFETVAEKHLIQPTFIYDFPAQLSPLSKRKAGDPRFTERFELFAGGLELANAYSELNDPDEQRERFREQLIDREQGNEEAHEMDEDYVRALEYGMPPVAGEGIGIDRLAMLLTNSPSIREVILFPHLRPSRRERDSRNTE, encoded by the coding sequence ATGACTTCCGGAAACGAGCTGATCGACCGGCGGATGGAGAAGCTGCGGCGCATACGGGCCGGCGGCCATGATCCCTATCCCGCCAACTACGACCTGACGCACGAGATTCCCCGGATTTTGGAGAACTTCTCCCAGCTGGAGGCGCCGGAGCTGGAGTCCGCACGGAACAGGGTTCGAACCGCAGGCCGCATCGTTTCGATCCGCGGCCACGGCAAGGTCAGCTTCGCCCACCTGAGCCAGGGCGGAGGCCGGCTCCAGATCTACGTGCGCCGGGACCGGGTGGGACCGGAGGATCACGATCTGTTCCGGTTGCTGGACATCGGGGACTTTCTGGGAGTGGAAGGCGAGTTGCTGCGGACCCGTACGGGAGAACTGACCGTCTTCGCCGACTCGGTGCAGTTGTTGTCCAAGTCGATGCGGCCCCTTCCCGAGAAGTGGCACGGCCTGGCCGACGTCGAGGTGCGATACCGTCAACGCTATCTGGACCTGATGGCCAATCCGCGCGTGCGGTCCGTATTCGTCCGCCGCAACCGGATCATCTCGTTCCTCCGCCGGTTTCTGGAGGACAGGGGGTTCCTGGAGGTGGAAACCCCCATGATGCAGACGTTGGCGGGGGGCGCGACGGCGCGGCCCTTCAAGACCTATCACGAAGCGCTGGGAATGCCGTTGTTCCTGAGGATCGCGCCGGAGCTCTACCTCAAACGCCTGGTCGTGGGCGGGTTGGATCGAGTGTACGAGATCAACCGGAATTTTCGAAACGAGGGCGTGTCCACCCGGCACAATCCCGAGTTCACCATGTTGGAGTTCTACCAGGCCTACAGCGACTACGGCGATCTGATGGATCTGACGGAAGAGATGTTGAAAGGGCTGGTCCGGGAGGTCTGCCAAGGGTTGGAGGTGGAGTACGGACCGTCGACCATCGACTTCTCCGCGTTTCGGCGCTACAGCATGGTGGAATCGATTCGCGAATTCTGGCCCGGTCCGCGGATCCCTTCGCCCGAGAGCCTGACGGACCCGACGGCGCTCGAAACCCTGCTTCGGGACCGGAACCTGGAAATGCCTCCGGGAACGAGCTGGGATCGGATGCTTGGACTGCTGTTCGAGACGGTGGCCGAGAAGCACTTGATCCAGCCCACCTTCATCTATGATTTTCCGGCGCAGTTGTCTCCGCTGTCCAAGCGGAAAGCCGGCGACCCCCGGTTCACCGAGCGGTTTGAGCTCTTCGCCGGAGGTCTGGAACTGGCCAACGCCTACAGCGAGCTGAACGACCCGGACGAGCAGAGGGAGCGATTTCGGGAGCAGCTCATCGACCGGGAGCAGGGAAACGAAGAAGCCCACGAGATGGACGAGGACTACGTTCGGGCCCTTGAATACGGCATGCCGCCGGTGGCCGGCGAGGGAATCGGCATCGATCGCCTCGCCATGCTGCTGACCAACTCTCCCTCCATCCGGGAAGTGATTCTCTTTCCTCATCTCCGCCCGTCACGGCGGGAAAGGGACTCGCGGAACACGGAGTGA
- the nusB gene encoding transcription antitermination factor NusB: MSRRRAREYALQMLYQQEVTRDPGAVVERSFWNAHAAAAVDARAFAGRLFGKSLQDRSRIDDLIQRHCDNWKLRRISAVDRNVLRMGIAEFLFLDTPKVVVISEAIEIARKFGTERSADFVNGILDAIRKELDTEREAD; encoded by the coding sequence ATGAGCCGAAGGAGGGCGCGCGAATATGCCCTGCAGATGCTCTATCAGCAGGAAGTGACCCGGGACCCGGGCGCCGTCGTCGAACGGTCCTTCTGGAACGCCCATGCCGCGGCGGCAGTGGATGCCCGTGCCTTCGCGGGCCGCTTGTTCGGGAAATCACTGCAGGACAGGAGCAGGATCGACGACCTGATCCAACGTCATTGCGACAACTGGAAATTGAGGAGGATTTCGGCCGTCGATCGAAACGTGCTGCGCATGGGGATCGCCGAGTTCCTCTTTCTGGACACGCCCAAGGTGGTGGTCATCAGTGAGGCCATCGAGATCGCGCGAAAATTCGGGACCGAGCGGTCGGCGGACTTTGTCAACGGTATCCTGGATGCCATCCGCAAGGAACTGGACACCGAACGGGAGGCCGATTGA
- a CDS encoding ABC transporter ATP-binding protein, with protein sequence MSELLKIGGLSKSYRSGQERLRILVDLNLSVEAGQMVAITGASGSGKSTFLHLVGGMERPDSGSIRFQDLEITGLQGRELAAYRNRTVGFVFQFHYLLPEFNARENAMFPLLLRGTSHHEASERAEALLEEVGLADRMRHRPGELSGGEQQRVAIARALAGEPRLLLADEPTGNLDPATSERIYELLDQVHRSHGLTSLIATHNASLADLCSVRKEVVQGKLV encoded by the coding sequence ATGAGTGAGCTTCTCAAGATCGGCGGGCTGTCCAAGTCCTATCGTTCGGGGCAGGAGCGGCTGCGCATTCTGGTGGATCTGAATCTGTCCGTTGAGGCGGGGCAAATGGTGGCCATCACGGGAGCCAGCGGCTCGGGCAAGAGCACCTTTCTGCATCTGGTGGGCGGAATGGAGAGACCGGATTCGGGAAGCATTCGGTTCCAGGATCTTGAGATCACCGGATTGCAGGGGAGGGAGCTGGCCGCCTACCGGAACCGGACCGTCGGCTTCGTGTTTCAGTTCCATTATCTTCTGCCCGAGTTCAACGCCCGGGAGAACGCCATGTTCCCCCTGCTGCTGCGGGGAACCTCCCACCACGAGGCCTCCGAGCGGGCTGAAGCCCTTCTGGAAGAGGTGGGATTGGCGGACCGGATGCGCCACCGGCCGGGCGAACTTTCAGGGGGTGAGCAGCAGCGTGTCGCCATCGCGCGCGCCCTGGCGGGGGAGCCCAGGTTGCTGTTGGCCGACGAACCCACGGGCAATCTGGATCCGGCGACCTCCGAGCGAATCTACGAGCTGCTGGATCAGGTGCATCGAAGCCACGGACTCACTTCACTCATCGCGACCCACAATGCCTCCCTGGCGGATCTTTGCAGCGTCCGCAAGGAGGTGGTTCAGGGGAAACTGGTCTAG